One Candidatus Bathyarchaeota archaeon DNA segment encodes these proteins:
- a CDS encoding TIGR00269 family protein codes for MECSICRKNEAFYFRVYEGVKLCKNCFKRSVEKKVRKTILKYKMFNREDRIAVAVSGGKDSLTLLTILKKIESKFPSATLLAFLIDEGIKGYRDEALKIAEEYCKALNVPLNVFSFKDFYNLTLDEIIAVKPSVFPCAYCGVLRRKAIDKAAKILKADKVATAHNLDDEAQTFLLNIFHGDIYRLTRLEPKLTDLENRFTPKVKPLCEIPEKEVTIYAYISNIRFQASPCPYAYSALRNDIRELLNKIEEKHPSVKYTVFNSIRKIKEALEKQKIKLNKCEVCGEPTPSNICEACLMLKNIFVKSLYK; via the coding sequence ATGGAATGCTCTATATGCAGAAAGAATGAAGCATTTTATTTTAGAGTTTATGAAGGGGTGAAGCTTTGCAAAAACTGTTTTAAAAGAAGCGTAGAGAAAAAAGTTAGGAAAACAATATTAAAGTATAAAATGTTTAATAGAGAAGATAGAATAGCTGTAGCTGTATCTGGTGGAAAAGATAGCTTAACTTTATTAACTATATTAAAGAAGATTGAAAGCAAATTTCCTTCAGCTACACTTTTAGCCTTTCTAATAGATGAGGGAATAAAAGGTTATAGGGATGAAGCTTTAAAAATAGCTGAAGAATATTGCAAAGCTTTAAATGTGCCATTAAACGTTTTCTCATTTAAAGATTTTTATAACTTAACACTGGATGAAATAATAGCGGTTAAACCTTCAGTTTTTCCATGCGCTTACTGCGGTGTCTTAAGAAGAAAAGCAATCGATAAAGCGGCTAAAATTTTGAAAGCAGATAAAGTTGCTACAGCTCATAACCTAGATGATGAAGCTCAAACATTTCTTTTAAATATTTTTCACGGCGATATATATAGGTTAACACGTCTTGAACCAAAATTAACCGATTTAGAAAATAGGTTTACACCAAAAGTTAAGCCTCTTTGCGAGATACCAGAAAAAGAAGTAACAATTTACGCTTATATATCTAACATTAGATTTCAAGCTTCTCCATGCCCATATGCTTATTCAGCTTTAAGAAATGATATTCGAGAGCTTCTTAACAAAATTGAAGAAAAGCATCCAAGCGTAAAGTATACAGTGTTTAATTCAATAAGGAAAATTAAGGAAGCTTTAGAAAAACAGAAAATTAAATTAAATAAATGCGAAGTTTGCGGGGAACCAACTCCATCAAATATTTGCGAGGCATGCTTAATGCTAAAAAACATTTTTGTTAAATCCCTTTATAAATAA
- a CDS encoding 30S ribosomal protein S7: MSKKSLKQLSESIKIFEEWSLENIEVPDPGLKPYISIKPALIPHSGGRHEHKKFRKSTINIIERLVNNMMRHGRCGGKKMKAASIVENALKIVNLKTGKNPIEVLVKAIENAAPCEEVTRIVYGGVAYPVSVDISPQRRIDLALRHITEAARQAAFGNPKTIDECLAEEIILAANRDSRSFAVKKRDEIERIALSSR; the protein is encoded by the coding sequence TTGAGCAAAAAAAGCTTAAAGCAGCTAAGCGAATCAATAAAAATTTTTGAAGAATGGAGTTTAGAAAATATAGAAGTTCCAGATCCAGGTCTTAAACCTTACATTTCAATTAAACCTGCTTTAATTCCTCATAGCGGAGGCCGACATGAACATAAAAAATTTAGAAAATCAACAATAAATATTATTGAACGTTTAGTGAATAACATGATGAGGCATGGTAGATGCGGCGGTAAAAAAATGAAAGCCGCCTCAATAGTTGAAAACGCTTTAAAAATAGTGAACTTGAAAACTGGAAAAAATCCAATAGAGGTTTTAGTTAAAGCTATAGAAAATGCAGCGCCATGCGAAGAAGTAACAAGAATAGTTTATGGTGGAGTAGCTTACCCGGTTTCCGTAGATATTTCTCCTCAAAGGAGAATAGATTTAGCTTTAAGGCATATAACTGAAGCTGCTAGACAAGCAGCTTTCGGAAACCCTAAAACAATAGATGAATGCTTAGCTGAAGAAATAATTCTTGCAGCTAATAGAGATTCAAGAAGCTTTGCTGTAAAAAAGAGAGATGAAATAGAAAGAATAGCTTTATCTTCAAGATAA
- the tuf gene encoding translation elongation factor EF-1 subunit alpha translates to MSSSEKPHLNLVVIGHVDHGKSTIMGHLLYDIGAVDQKTMDALTAESLKTGMGDTFKYAYVLDRLKEERERGVTIDLAYQKFETKRYYFTLIDCPGHRDFIKNMITGTSQADCAVLVVSAKKGEFESGVGPGGQTREHAYLAKTLGVNQILVTINKMDDSSVNFSKERYDECRKELEGLLKVVGYDVSKLDFIPTSGWTGDNLTKLSDKTPWYKGPTLLEALDKFEVPPKPIDKPLRIPVQDVYSITGVGTVPVGRVETGVVKEGDNIVFMPPNVKGEVKSIEMHHVRIPKAVPGDNIGFNVRGVAKTDIHRGDVVGHLDNPPTVAKEFIGQIIVINHPTAIAQGYTPVLHAHTSTIATTFAELIQKIDPRSGQVVEEKPSFLKTGDGALVKFKPLRPLVIEPFSQIPQLGRFAIRDMGMTIAVGVVKEVTEKG, encoded by the coding sequence ATGAGCTCTTCAGAAAAACCTCATTTAAACCTAGTTGTTATTGGGCATGTAGACCATGGGAAAAGCACTATAATGGGTCATCTACTGTATGATATAGGCGCTGTAGACCAGAAAACAATGGATGCTCTTACAGCAGAATCGCTTAAAACTGGAATGGGGGACACCTTTAAGTACGCTTATGTTCTTGATAGATTAAAGGAGGAAAGAGAAAGAGGGGTAACAATTGATTTAGCTTACCAAAAATTTGAAACTAAAAGATACTATTTTACTTTAATAGATTGCCCAGGTCATAGAGACTTTATTAAAAACATGATTACTGGAACCAGCCAAGCTGATTGCGCGGTGCTAGTTGTATCAGCGAAGAAAGGTGAATTTGAAAGCGGGGTCGGTCCAGGTGGACAAACTAGAGAGCATGCTTATTTAGCTAAAACTTTAGGAGTAAACCAAATTTTAGTTACTATAAATAAAATGGATGATTCAAGCGTTAACTTCTCTAAAGAAAGATATGATGAATGTCGAAAAGAGCTTGAAGGTTTACTTAAAGTAGTTGGTTATGATGTTTCAAAACTCGATTTCATTCCAACTTCAGGTTGGACAGGTGATAATTTAACTAAGTTAAGCGATAAAACACCTTGGTATAAAGGGCCAACATTGCTTGAAGCTCTTGATAAATTTGAGGTTCCACCTAAACCTATTGATAAACCTTTAAGAATTCCTGTGCAGGATGTTTACTCAATTACAGGCGTTGGAACAGTTCCAGTTGGAAGAGTTGAAACAGGAGTAGTAAAGGAAGGAGATAACATAGTTTTTATGCCGCCTAATGTTAAAGGAGAAGTTAAATCTATTGAAATGCATCATGTGCGAATTCCTAAAGCTGTCCCAGGCGACAATATAGGATTCAACGTTAGAGGAGTGGCTAAAACAGATATTCATAGGGGCGATGTTGTAGGACATTTAGATAATCCGCCAACAGTAGCTAAAGAATTTATTGGGCAAATAATAGTTATAAATCATCCAACAGCTATAGCTCAAGGTTACACTCCTGTTTTACACGCTCATACATCTACTATAGCTACAACATTCGCTGAATTAATTCAAAAAATTGATCCTAGAAGCGGGCAAGTTGTAGAAGAAAAACCTTCATTCTTAAAAACTGGAGATGGAGCTTTAGTTAAATTTAAACCGCTTAGACCATTAGTTATAGAGCCTTTCTCGCAAATACCTCAACTAGGAAGATTTGCTATTAGAGATATGGGAATGACTATTGCGGTTGGAGTAGTTAAAGAAGTTACAGAGAAAGGTTAA
- the rpsJ gene encoding 30S ribosomal protein S10, with amino-acid sequence MVNKARIKLSSTDPQGLNAICGEIREIAEKTGVKLKGPIPLPTKKLAVPTRKSPCGEGTHTWDKWEMRLHKRLIDVDPNERFLKRLMRIKTPENVFIEIELM; translated from the coding sequence ATGGTTAATAAAGCGAGAATAAAGCTTTCCAGCACAGATCCTCAAGGGTTAAACGCTATATGTGGTGAAATAAGGGAAATCGCTGAAAAAACTGGAGTAAAATTAAAGGGGCCTATCCCGCTTCCAACAAAAAAATTAGCTGTTCCAACTAGAAAAAGCCCATGCGGTGAAGGAACTCATACATGGGATAAATGGGAGATGAGACTTCATAAAAGGCTTATAGACGTGGATCCAAATGAACGCTTTTTAAAAAGATTAATGAGAATTAAAACTCCTGAAAATGTTTTTATAGAAATCGAGTTAATGTAA
- a CDS encoding TRAM domain-containing protein has protein sequence MSFKKRRFSDRPFPKPVELGKEYEVDIKETSQRGDGVARIQGFVIFVPNSKPGDHLTVKITRIGRRFAIAEAV, from the coding sequence TTGAGTTTTAAGAAAAGACGCTTCAGCGATAGGCCTTTCCCAAAGCCTGTTGAGCTTGGCAAAGAATATGAAGTTGACATTAAAGAAACAAGCCAAAGAGGCGATGGTGTAGCTAGAATTCAAGGCTTCGTGATTTTTGTTCCAAACAGTAAACCAGGCGATCATTTAACAGTTAAAATAACTAGAATAGGAAGGAGATTTGCAATCGCTGAAGCAGTGTAA
- the lysS gene encoding lysine--tRNA ligase: protein MEKKIIGKGTWLDKVAYSIIEREKKLGRSLTLFRVESGLGASGFPHLGSLADAVRAYGVKLAIENLGHKAEYIAFSDDMDGLRKVPKGLPKSLEKHLGKPVTSIPDPFKCHESYGTHMSALLLDALDKCDVKYNFFSATNVYKKGLLLNEIEEILKNSEKIGEIIKEEISQEKYIEVLPYFPICANCGRIYTTKALEWFPKERKIRYICDGIDIRGKWIEGCKYEGEADYAKGEGKLSWKVEFAARWVALKINFEAYGKDIADSVRVNDRIMNEIFKIPSPSHVRYEMFLDKSGKKISKSTGNVFTPQLWLKYGSPQSLLLLMFKRITGSREISVFDIPKYMNEIDELEDIYFGKIKIQDKMEEAKLKGLYEYCWLLKPPAKPSPHIPYNLLAYLAKVSPKELEKTFIMEKLKIYGYKIDESSKTLEEKINYALNWVKDFTEIKEASIEISDKEKAAIKELIEIIKVEKNEVKLQSAIFEVAKKANLQPKDFFQLLYKILLGASQGPRLGPYIVAMGNENVVNALERALKSTEKPA, encoded by the coding sequence ATGGAAAAGAAAATTATAGGTAAAGGAACATGGCTTGATAAAGTAGCTTACTCAATTATTGAAAGAGAGAAAAAGCTTGGAAGAAGCTTAACGCTTTTTAGAGTTGAAAGCGGTTTAGGGGCTTCAGGTTTTCCTCATTTAGGAAGCCTCGCTGACGCTGTTAGAGCTTACGGCGTTAAATTAGCTATAGAAAACTTAGGGCATAAAGCTGAATATATAGCTTTTTCAGATGATATGGATGGTTTACGGAAAGTTCCTAAAGGATTACCTAAAAGCTTGGAAAAGCATTTAGGGAAACCTGTAACATCAATTCCAGACCCATTTAAATGCCATGAAAGCTATGGAACACATATGAGTGCTCTTCTACTTGATGCTTTAGATAAATGCGATGTTAAATACAATTTTTTTTCAGCAACAAATGTTTACAAGAAAGGTTTGCTTTTAAATGAAATAGAAGAAATTTTAAAGAACTCTGAGAAAATTGGTGAAATAATTAAAGAAGAGATTTCTCAAGAAAAATATATTGAAGTTTTACCTTACTTTCCAATATGCGCTAATTGCGGTAGAATATATACAACAAAAGCTTTAGAATGGTTTCCTAAAGAAAGAAAAATAAGATATATTTGCGATGGAATAGATATTCGAGGAAAATGGATTGAAGGATGCAAATATGAAGGGGAAGCTGATTACGCTAAAGGTGAAGGAAAATTAAGCTGGAAAGTAGAGTTTGCAGCTAGATGGGTTGCTTTAAAAATAAATTTTGAAGCTTACGGCAAAGATATCGCTGATTCAGTTAGAGTAAACGATAGAATAATGAATGAAATATTTAAAATTCCTTCACCAAGCCACGTTAGATATGAAATGTTCTTAGATAAATCTGGGAAAAAAATATCGAAATCAACTGGAAACGTTTTCACTCCCCAACTCTGGTTAAAATATGGTTCCCCTCAATCTCTTCTTCTTTTAATGTTTAAAAGAATAACAGGTTCAAGAGAAATATCTGTTTTCGATATTCCAAAATATATGAATGAAATAGATGAGCTGGAGGATATTTATTTTGGAAAAATAAAGATTCAAGATAAAATGGAGGAAGCTAAGCTTAAAGGCTTATATGAATATTGCTGGTTGCTTAAACCTCCAGCTAAGCCTTCGCCTCATATTCCATACAATCTTCTAGCTTATTTAGCTAAAGTTTCCCCTAAAGAGTTAGAAAAAACATTTATTATGGAGAAGCTTAAGATTTACGGTTATAAAATAGATGAATCCTCAAAAACTCTTGAGGAAAAAATAAATTATGCATTAAACTGGGTTAAAGACTTTACTGAAATTAAAGAAGCATCTATTGAAATTAGCGATAAAGAAAAAGCAGCTATTAAAGAATTAATAGAAATAATTAAAGTAGAGAAAAATGAAGTTAAATTGCAAAGCGCTATATTTGAAGTTGCAAAAAAAGCAAACCTTCAACCAAAAGATTTCTTTCAGCTTTTATATAAAATTCTTTTAGGAGCTTCTCAAGGTCCAAGGCTTGGCCCATATATAGTTGCTATGGGAAATGAAAATGTAGTAAACGCTTTAGAAAGAGCTTTAAAATCAACTGAGAAACCTGCTTAA
- a CDS encoding DMT family transporter, which translates to MLGEFLALLASFCWALSAILYKKALEHERYILVNLLRSLFASIFLGLILVIMPYQLLFLSRNEFILLVFAALIGPVIGDTLYFIGLKKIGVSRTQSISSSYPLYSMLLAAAFLHENITFTIFIGALLIVVGIILLTPIKNEGYNLNFLIATPVLAGFFWSIALVTFKLVLNNNFINPIFAAFINRIATLPFLFFTAIAVKEFNQARKLTRAEIIFIVVGGVLGLGLGGMFVFLSLSLTTASKAIPLSSISPFFTLILAFFYAKEKLEAKIIIGTMLVVTGVFLLTLY; encoded by the coding sequence ATGCTAGGTGAGTTTTTAGCTTTACTTGCTTCATTCTGCTGGGCTTTATCAGCAATTTTATATAAGAAAGCTTTAGAGCATGAAAGATATATTTTAGTGAATTTACTTAGATCTTTATTCGCATCAATTTTTTTAGGTTTAATTCTTGTAATAATGCCTTATCAATTGTTATTTTTATCGCGTAATGAATTTATTTTGCTTGTTTTTGCAGCATTAATTGGACCTGTTATAGGTGATACTTTATATTTCATAGGTTTAAAAAAGATTGGTGTATCAAGAACTCAATCGATATCAAGCTCTTACCCGCTTTACTCAATGCTTTTAGCTGCAGCTTTTCTTCATGAAAACATTACTTTCACCATATTTATAGGAGCTTTATTAATTGTTGTTGGAATAATTCTATTAACTCCAATTAAAAATGAAGGTTATAATTTAAACTTTTTAATAGCAACACCTGTTTTAGCAGGTTTTTTCTGGAGCATCGCGCTTGTAACTTTTAAACTTGTTTTAAATAATAATTTTATTAACCCAATTTTTGCAGCATTCATTAATAGAATAGCTACGCTTCCATTTTTATTCTTTACCGCTATAGCAGTTAAAGAGTTTAATCAAGCAAGAAAATTAACTAGGGCTGAGATCATTTTTATAGTGGTTGGCGGTGTACTGGGTTTAGGTTTAGGAGGAATGTTTGTCTTCTTAAGCTTATCTTTAACAACTGCTTCAAAAGCCATTCCCCTTTCATCAATAAGCCCATTCTTCACTCTTATTCTCGCATTTTTTTATGCTAAAGAAAAATTAGAAGCCAAAATTATTATAGGAACAATGCTGGTTGTAACTGGAGTGTTTTTATTAACACTTTATTAA
- a CDS encoding CPBP family intramembrane metalloprotease, with protein sequence MERPKFENRNLWLFFLIAFVWSWIFWLPEVLWEFRLYLAPFGPFVAAFLLTYLKEKKDGVIKLLKKGLDYKVGKIWYIPPFLLMPAIASISLLGAMLSGETIPELAVLSQPWLILGNFIYILFLGGPFQEEFGWRGYALPRLQAHHNALVSSLMLGLVWAVWHLPLNLISGANIQYGPQYAMAILMFLLGSIITLVPASILFTWLYNNTGGSVLISLLFHTMMNLSTFVVFPVFTTKIGVLYYMSLIIFVAIAILIIYGHKKMVHEKTD encoded by the coding sequence ATGGAACGGCCTAAATTTGAAAATAGAAATTTATGGTTATTCTTTTTAATCGCTTTTGTTTGGTCATGGATATTTTGGTTGCCTGAAGTTTTATGGGAATTCCGTTTATATCTTGCCCCATTTGGTCCATTTGTTGCTGCCTTTCTCCTTACTTATCTAAAAGAAAAAAAAGATGGAGTGATAAAATTACTGAAAAAAGGATTAGATTACAAAGTTGGAAAGATATGGTACATTCCCCCCTTCTTGTTAATGCCTGCTATTGCAAGTATTTCTCTTTTGGGAGCTATGCTAAGCGGGGAAACTATTCCTGAATTAGCGGTGTTGTCTCAACCTTGGTTAATTCTGGGAAATTTTATTTACATACTTTTTCTGGGAGGACCGTTTCAAGAGGAATTCGGTTGGAGAGGATACGCGCTTCCTCGGCTTCAGGCGCATCACAACGCACTTGTCTCCAGTTTAATGCTTGGATTAGTATGGGCTGTTTGGCATTTACCTTTAAACCTTATTTCTGGAGCAAATATTCAATACGGTCCTCAATATGCAATGGCGATTTTGATGTTTCTTCTTGGCTCAATTATCACATTGGTTCCTGCTTCAATATTGTTCACATGGTTGTATAACAATACAGGAGGCAGCGTCCTTATCTCTCTCCTCTTTCATACGATGATGAATCTGTCAACCTTTGTTGTGTTTCCAGTCTTTACAACAAAAATTGGGGTGCTCTATTACATGAGTTTAATAATTTTTGTTGCCATAGCAATATTAATAATCTATGGACATAAAAAAATGGTTCATGAAAAAACAGATTAA
- a CDS encoding flavodoxin family protein: MKTLIIYSSVHHKNTERIAQAMAEVLNAELMEAGNAKTEDILKYDLIGFGSGIYMFKHHKLLFKFVKKLKFVDGKKAFIFSTSGSLNGKKFHKKLREELIKKGFNIIGEFNCLGWDTFGFLKLIGGVNKGKPDESDIKNAKNFAKELMKNFNFTSM; encoded by the coding sequence ATGAAAACTTTGATTATTTATTCGTCTGTGCATCATAAAAATACTGAGAGGATTGCGCAAGCGATGGCAGAAGTTTTAAATGCTGAGTTAATGGAAGCGGGAAATGCGAAAACTGAAGATATTTTAAAATATGATTTAATTGGTTTCGGATCTGGGATTTACATGTTTAAACACCATAAACTATTGTTTAAATTTGTTAAAAAATTAAAATTTGTTGACGGAAAAAAAGCTTTTATTTTTTCTACAAGCGGCAGCTTGAATGGTAAAAAATTTCATAAAAAACTACGGGAAGAATTAATTAAAAAAGGATTTAACATTATCGGCGAATTTAATTGTTTAGGTTGGGATACTTTCGGTTTCTTAAAGCTGATAGGGGGAGTAAATAAAGGAAAACCTGATGAATCGGATATTAAAAATGCTAAAAATTTTGCAAAAGAATTAATGAAGAATTTTAATTTCACCAGCATGTAA
- a CDS encoding IMP cyclohydrolase has product MKLVKRALISVYDKTGLEKLLKTLAKFNVEIISSGGTFKKIKELGYEALEVSDYTGYPEMPGGLVKTLHPKIHGGILGDLSNPNQREYMEKYEIKPIDLIVVNLYPFGKYALKEDASLKEIAENIDIGGPAMIRAAAKASLLNERVAVIVDSSQYDLIIKELEENNGEISLSLKRKLAVEAFIKTWKYDEAIKNYLLKKFGENNGEKRC; this is encoded by the coding sequence ATAAAATTGGTGAAAAGAGCTTTAATAAGTGTTTACGATAAAACTGGGTTGGAGAAGCTTTTAAAAACTTTAGCTAAATTTAATGTTGAAATAATTTCGTCTGGAGGAACATTCAAGAAAATTAAAGAGTTGGGTTATGAAGCTTTAGAGGTTTCAGATTATACAGGTTACCCTGAAATGCCAGGGGGATTAGTTAAAACTTTGCATCCTAAAATTCATGGGGGAATTCTTGGAGATTTATCAAATCCAAATCAACGCGAATACATGGAAAAGTATGAAATTAAACCGATAGATTTAATTGTTGTTAATTTATATCCTTTCGGGAAATATGCTTTAAAAGAAGATGCTTCTTTAAAAGAGATTGCGGAAAACATAGATATAGGTGGACCAGCTATGATAAGAGCTGCTGCTAAAGCTTCTCTTTTAAATGAAAGAGTAGCTGTTATTGTTGATTCAAGCCAATATGATTTAATTATTAAAGAGCTTGAAGAAAATAATGGTGAAATAAGCTTAAGCTTAAAAAGAAAATTAGCTGTTGAAGCTTTTATTAAAACTTGGAAGTATGATGAAGCTATAAAAAATTACTTGCTTAAAAAATTTGGTGAAAATAATGGAGAAAAAAGATGTTAA
- a CDS encoding IMP cyclohydrolase: MEKKDVKEFKKMYYEAVPESFPETFSISFGSLKEEFEKSRFKLRYGTNPNQRAALYVKKEGLWNSVKELKTGKSGLSQTNIEDIDRALRILKYFNEPSCAVMKHLIPSGFAAAQENDNAKTIYIKARDCDAKAAFGGVVVFNCEVDKEAAEELGKSFIEVIAAPSFSEEALKIFQEKKNLRVVQYALNELKKISKFNLEPSSFEVKSLIDGSIIVSDEFLTKIKGKEDFKVMTEREPSEKELKDLIFSWHVCIGVRSNGIVIAKDKCTIAIGSGQQDRVTAVKLAIDKACDRGHENKLNDSVLASDGFFPFRDSIDLIAKYGIKSVIQPGGSVMDEEVIKACDEYGMAMVFTGERCFNHF, translated from the coding sequence ATGGAGAAAAAAGATGTTAAAGAATTTAAGAAAATGTATTATGAAGCTGTTCCTGAAAGCTTTCCAGAAACATTTAGTATAAGCTTTGGAAGCTTGAAAGAAGAGTTTGAAAAAAGCAGGTTTAAGCTTAGATATGGCACAAACCCAAATCAACGCGCTGCATTATATGTTAAGAAAGAAGGCTTATGGAATAGCGTAAAAGAATTGAAAACAGGGAAATCTGGCCTTAGCCAAACAAATATAGAAGATATAGATCGCGCTTTAAGAATTTTAAAATATTTTAATGAACCTTCCTGCGCTGTTATGAAGCATTTAATTCCATCAGGTTTCGCTGCAGCTCAAGAAAATGATAACGCGAAAACAATTTATATAAAGGCTAGAGATTGCGATGCTAAAGCTGCTTTTGGCGGAGTTGTAGTCTTCAATTGTGAAGTGGATAAAGAAGCAGCGGAAGAATTGGGAAAAAGCTTTATTGAAGTTATAGCTGCACCTAGCTTTAGCGAAGAAGCTTTAAAGATTTTTCAAGAAAAAAAGAATTTAAGAGTTGTTCAATATGCGTTAAACGAGTTAAAGAAAATAAGCAAGTTTAACTTGGAGCCTTCATCTTTTGAAGTAAAATCTTTAATCGACGGCTCTATAATAGTTTCAGATGAATTTTTAACTAAAATTAAAGGTAAAGAAGATTTTAAGGTTATGACAGAAAGGGAACCTAGCGAAAAAGAGTTGAAAGATCTCATTTTCTCTTGGCATGTTTGCATAGGCGTTAGGTCTAATGGTATAGTTATAGCTAAAGATAAATGCACAATAGCTATAGGTTCAGGGCAGCAAGATAGAGTTACAGCTGTTAAATTGGCTATTGATAAAGCATGCGATAGAGGTCACGAAAATAAGCTTAACGACTCAGTTTTAGCTTCAGACGGTTTCTTTCCATTTAGAGATTCAATAGATTTAATAGCTAAATATGGAATTAAAAGCGTTATTCAACCTGGAGGCTCAGTTATGGATGAAGAAGTTATAAAGGCTTGCGATGAGTATGGGATGGCGATGGTTTTTACAGGTGAAAGATGCTTTAACCATTTTTAA
- a CDS encoding HEPN domain-containing protein, translated as MSSINEVKILRRRAKAFYNRALDSLNAKDYDLASFLSEQAVQLYLKSILLKELGDYPRTHSISHIISILKKLSNYKDLINFLEENRLAVRLMEDSYISSRYLIREFSREEAKILINIAKEVLKRGEV; from the coding sequence ATGTCTAGTATTAATGAAGTTAAAATTTTAAGGAGAAGGGCTAAAGCTTTTTATAATAGGGCTTTAGATAGCTTAAACGCTAAGGATTATGATTTAGCATCTTTTCTTTCTGAGCAAGCAGTTCAACTTTACCTTAAATCTATTCTATTAAAAGAGTTAGGAGATTACCCGAGAACGCATTCAATCTCACATATTATTTCAATCCTTAAAAAATTATCTAACTATAAAGATCTTATAAATTTTTTAGAGGAAAATAGGTTGGCGGTTCGCTTAATGGAGGATTCATATATATCTTCAAGATATTTAATAAGAGAATTTTCCAGAGAAGAAGCGAAAATATTAATAAATATAGCGAAAGAGGTTTTAAAGCGTGGAGAAGTATAG
- a CDS encoding nucleotidyltransferase domain-containing protein has translation MPKIAEAAKTLMPDARIYIFGSIVKGEAVGGSDIDVLIISKDIPKSNIERAKIKIKIEEFSKLPSHSPFEFHLANEEEMKWYLKIKELKEYKLI, from the coding sequence ATGCCTAAAATAGCTGAGGCTGCAAAAACATTAATGCCTGACGCTCGAATATATATTTTTGGAAGTATAGTTAAAGGTGAGGCTGTTGGTGGAAGCGATATAGATGTGTTAATAATTTCTAAAGATATACCGAAAAGCAATATTGAAAGAGCAAAAATAAAAATAAAGATAGAAGAGTTCTCTAAGCTTCCATCGCATTCTCCATTTGAATTTCATTTAGCAAATGAAGAAGAAATGAAATGGTACCTTAAAATTAAAGAGTTAAAAGAATATAAGTTAATTTAA
- a CDS encoding type II toxin-antitoxin system VapC family toxin, protein MPIIEVDMLIALVNALDKFHQVAANFFNKIAAGKIKHIKVSSAAYLEYELILKSRSYLDSEIQKDLTAFRSFPNLGEAPLTLNVILTASKIREKYKLSYFDSLHAATAILIDNEIISSDEDYQRVKGLKTIVPQKLV, encoded by the coding sequence ATGCCAATAATAGAAGTTGACATGCTTATAGCGTTAGTAAACGCTTTAGATAAATTTCATCAAGTAGCTGCAAACTTTTTTAATAAAATTGCTGCAGGAAAAATTAAGCATATAAAAGTGTCTTCTGCAGCATATTTAGAGTATGAGCTTATTCTAAAATCAAGAAGCTATTTAGATTCTGAAATTCAAAAGGATTTAACAGCTTTTAGAAGCTTCCCAAATTTAGGTGAAGCCCCATTAACTCTTAACGTTATTTTAACCGCATCTAAAATTAGAGAAAAATATAAGCTTAGCTATTTTGATTCATTGCATGCAGCTACAGCAATTTTAATAGATAATGAAATAATATCTTCAGATGAAGATTATCAACGCGTAAAAGGACTTAAAACTATAGTTCCTCAAAAATTAGTTTAA